From one Melospiza melodia melodia isolate bMelMel2 chromosome 6, bMelMel2.pri, whole genome shotgun sequence genomic stretch:
- the TMEM132A gene encoding LOW QUALITY PROTEIN: transmembrane protein 132A (The sequence of the model RefSeq protein was modified relative to this genomic sequence to represent the inferred CDS: deleted 1 base in 1 codon) yields the protein MWLGLWSRSRSTGHGRALGPGGTRRRRCRSRPGPIVSARGRRDGRHRRSGRRHRRHRHRRHRRTDRAPPAMASAPRLALLAAALLCAPVRGDGEPPDPVFLPVELEVLGVPESYRLQRVDQDVAPNSSLHTRSEAFLLLRAGSQPLFQATYPPFSIRQEVSTESAPSSAWAIRAVSLESSVSPAEPVARVLFHLYGPDWMPGKRDHAGARNHPKDWDHPGLWDHPDVRDHPGGQGHPRAWDHPREQDHPGVRDHPGDHDHPRDQDHPEQQDHHGVRDHPKDRHHPGIHDHPKYWDHLKDQDHHQQQDHPGNWDSSRDWDHSRTRDLPCATLHAHHRGRVARGTCRLQAPLGVCVVELEIPPRWFSLGSLHSHRSRRRDSDPAEPPERPEPAELHYSVGECGAREREAPRFLAMLELRAGEPERRQEVRLDEKVLLRVPNVPLRPGQRFTATIALHHNFTADSLTLRIKAKKGLQVVSARPTIPSTWSVHLERSRGPKHSTAVVTCRRLGDIPAIPDSSRVSEPAEFLHLDVAVENGTGGLAPARPLTWQVEYPGQDPEAQKDKLVWEIQVSERDIRALVPLVQELEILNTAPLTGVPRVIPVKLVAVEAGGAVSELTDPVGCESADKQVLQVSDSCDLVFVGGKESRGARGARVDFWVRRLRAELSFSVWAPLLPLRVQLGDPILEQLRGWKVPGGPDSAMVESEDAAEEPERRARSCRPQFQRTALRVLAHFVAHPLDGGRHLSYLPGPEWLLDVTHLVAARTRVQDPRVASLEAGAVVVGREPGVTSVEVRSPLSDSILGEQTLVVSEEKVTVTELRAQVVAGLSLSLRTEPDHPGVITATVLGTPTLRALKQEATLSIWLSFSDHTLAPLELYGWHDVALTVTSLDRAVATVRGSPGVPAAHPWVVAEGPGRGALLQLSLHPPDPCRRGRHRAAALATGTAWLEVGVPSPGSPRPFPRAEGAMSGEAVTVGQRDPAGVGPAATKLQGSSSEEEDEEEGYGRNRAGTEEEEEDEEEIVKAPERVTDLEIGMYVLLGVFCLAIFIFLVNCIFFVLRYQQKELPEPGGAPSAPQPHNWVWLGTDQEELSRQLDRQQLDRPQPDRRQPEPPASPGPPCGCGGPPGSGEDGAPPGSPAPPPRKEGSAPGGGRRKRVEFVTFGPPRVPEEPPPATPHVQSILVASEDDIRWVCEDMGLRDPEELRSYMERIRGSS from the exons atgtgGCTCGGGCTGTGGAGCAGGAGCCGGAGCACCGGGCACGGCCGGGCTTTAGGACCCGGCGGGACGAGGCGGCGCCGGTGCCGGTCCCGCCCCGGCCCCATTGTCTCGGCGCGGGGGCGGAGGGACGGGAGGCACCGGCGGAGCGGCAGGAGGCaccggcggcaccggcaccggcggcACCGGCGCACGGACCGAGCC CCGCCGGCCATGGCCTCGGCGCcccggctggcgctgctggcCGCCGCCCTGCTCTGCGCCCCGG TGAGGGGTGACGGTGAGCCCCCGGATCCCGTGTTCCTGCCGGTGGAGCTGGAGGTCCTTGGGGTGCCCGAGTCCTACCGGCTGCAGAGGGTGGATCAGGACGTGGCCCCCAACTCTTCCCTGCACACCCGCTCCGAGGCATTCCTGCTGCTCCGTGCCGGATCCCAGCCCCTGTTCCAGGCCACCTACCCCCCGTTCAGCATCCGCCAG GAGGTGTCCACGGAGAGCGCCCCCAGCTCAGCTTGGGCCATCCGTGCCGTGTCCCTGGagagctctgtgtcccctgctgagcCCGTGGCCCGTGTCCTCTTCCATCTGTATGGGCCCGACTGGATGCCTGGGAAGCGGGATCACGCCGGGGCCCGGAATCATCCCAaggactgggaccatcctgggctcTGGGATCACCCTGACGTCCGGGACCACCCTGGGGGTCAGGGTCACCCCAGGGCCTGGGATCATCCCAGGGAGCAGGACCACCCTGGGGTCCGGGATCACCCTGGGGATCATGACCACCCCAGGGACCAGGACCACCCCGAGCAGCAGGACCACCATGGAGTCCGGGATCACCCCAAAGACCGGCACCACCCTGGGATCCACGATCACCCCAAGTACTGGGACCACCTCAAGGACCAGGACCACCATCAGCAGCAGGACCACCCTGGGAACTGGGATTCTTCAAGGGATTGGGATCACTCCAGAACTCGGGAtctcccctgtgccaccctccaCGCTCACCACCGCGGGCGGGTGGCCCGGGGGACATGCCGCCTGCAG GCCCCACTGGGTGTGTGCGTGGTGGAGCTGGAGATCCCTCCACGCTGGTTCTCCCTGGGATCCCTCCATTCCCACCGGAGCCGCCGGCGAGATTCCGACCCCGCGGAGCCTCCGGAGCGCCCGGAGCCGGCTGAGCTGCACTACAGCGTGGGGGAGTGCGGGGCTCGGGAGCGGGAGGCTCCCAGATTCCTGGCAATGCTGGAGCTGCGGGCGGGAGAGCCGGAGCGGCGGCAGGAGGTGCGGCTGGACGAGAAGGTGCTGCTgcgtgtccccaacgtccccctgCGGCCCGGGCAGCGCTTCACGGCCACCATCGCCCTGCACCACAACTTCACCGCTGACAGCctgaccctgag GATCAAGGCCAAGAAGGGCCTGCAGGTGGTCTCCGCCCGCCCCACAATACCCAGCACCTGGAGCGTGCACCTGGAGCGTTCCCGTGGTCCCAAGCACTCCACGGCCGTGGTGACATGCCGGCGGCTCGGTGACATCCCTGCTATCCCTGACAGCTCCAG GGTGTCCGAGCCGGCCGAGTTCCTGCACCTGGATGTGGCTGTGGAAAACGGGACGGGGGGGCTGGCGCCGGCGCGGCCCCTCACGTGGCAGGTGGAGTATCCCGGCCAGGATCCCGAGGCACAGAAGGACAAACTGGTCTGGGAAATCCAGGTGTCGGAGCGGGACATCCGTGCCCTCGTCCCGCTGGTGCAG GAGCTGGAGATCCTGAACACGGCGCCGCTGACCGGGGTGCCCCGCGTTATCCCGGTCAAACTGGTGGCTGTGGAAGCAGGGGGTGCCGTGTCCGAGCTCACGGATCCCGTCGGATGCGAATCCGCTGACAagcaggtgctgcag GTGTCGGATTCCTGCGACCTGGTGTTTGTGGGGGGCAAGGAGAGCCGAGGGGCGCGGGGGGCCCGCGTGGATTTCTGGGTGCGCCGGCTGCGGGCGGAGCTGAGCTTCTCCGTCTGGGCTCCGCTGCTCCCGCTCCGTGTCCAGCTGGGAGATCccatcctggagcagctccgtggcTGGAAAGTGCCCGGGGGGCCTGACAG tgccatggTGGAGTCTGAGGACGCTGCAGAGGAGCCGGAGCGGCGGGCGCGGAGCTGCCGGCCCCAGTTCCAGCGCACGGCGCTCCGTGTCCTGGCACACTTTGTGGCCCACCCCCTGGATGGTGGCCGTCACCTGTCCTACCTGCCCGGCCCCGAGTGGCTCCTGGATGTCACCCACCTGGTGGCTGCCCGGACCCGTGTCCAGGACCCCCGCGTGGCCTCACTGGAAGCAGGGGCTGTGGTGGTGGGCCGGGAGCCTGGAGTCACCTCCGTGGAG GTGCGCTCCCCGCTCTCCGACTCCATCCTGGGGGAGCAGACGCTGGTGGTTTCTGAGGAGAAGGTGACGGTGACAGAGCTCCGTGCCCAGGTGGTGGCTGGGCTCTCCTTGTCCCTGCGGACAGAGCCGGATCATCCTGGCGTGATCACCGCCACCGTCCTGGGGACACCCACACTACGGGCCCTCAAGCAG GAAGCGACCCTGTCCATCTGGCTGTCCTTCTCCGACCACACGCTGGCCCCACTGGAGCTCTACGGGTGGCACGATGTGGCCTTGACCGTGACGTCCCTCGACCGCGCCGTCGCCACCGTCAGGGGCTCCCCTGGGGTCCCCGCTGCCCACCCGTGGGTGGTGGccgaggggccgggccggggggccctgctccagctcagcctgcaccCCCCGGATCCGTGCCGGCGTGGCCGGCACCGCGCGGCCGCCCTGGCCACGGGCACGGCCTGGCTCGAGGTGGGGGTCCCCTCTCCCGGGAGCCCCCGGCCCTTCCCGCGGGCCGAGGGCGCCATGTCCGGGGAAGCGGTGACCGTGGGACAGAGGGACCccgcgggcgtggggccagccgCCACCAAGCTCCAGGGGTCTTCctcggaggaggaggacgaggaggaaggCTACGGACGCAACCGTGCCGGCacggaagaggaggaggaagatgaggaggagatAGTGAAGGCTCCGGAGCGGGTGACAGACCTGGAAATCGGGATGTACGTGCTCCTGGGAGTCTTCTGCCTCGCCATCTTCATCTTCCTCGTCAACTGCATCTTCTTCGTGCTCCGCTACcagcagaaggagctgcccgagccgGGCGGGGCCCCCtcggccccacagccccacaactGGGTCTGGCTGGGCACCGACCAGGAGGAGCTGAGCCGGCAGCTGGATCGGCAGCAGCTGGACCGGCCGCAGCCGGATCGCCGGCAGCCGGAGCCCCCGGCATCCCCGGGCCCCCCCTGCGGCTGTGGGGGCCCCCCGGGCTCCGGCGAGGACGGGGCTCCCCCCGgctccccggccccgccgccccgcaaGGAGGGCTCGGCCCCGGGGGGCGGCCGCAGGAAGCGGGTGGAGTTTGTCACCTTCGggcccccccgtgtccccgaggAGCCCCCCCCGGCCACCCCCCACGTGCAGTCCATCCTGGTGGCCAGCGAGGACGACATCCGCTGGGTGTGCGAGGACATGGGGCTGCGGGATCCCGAGGAGCTCCGGAGCTACATGGAGAGGATCCGCGGCAGCTCCTGA
- the VPS37C gene encoding vacuolar protein sorting-associated protein 37C encodes MDTLRNRTVEELRELQEDSQEIERLALESQEVQELQLEREMALAANRSLAEQNLKFQAPLETGRSDLSKKYQELQELAGRCREQKEKLEKFSAALQPQTLLDLLQVESQKIEEESEKMAEKFLEGEVPLETFLEQFSGMRKLSHLRRVRVEKLQEIVRKSEGSQERPRDSQPPRPPPPHVPTDPPKPFPSGSPAFPLPYSPAPALPPGPTAHGALPPAPFPGSPGTVGHVASSQPSSQPSFPYPLAPAPGYPAASAADSAPGYPRSTSGGFSWSPSRGPAQPLPYPAPQPSPPPAGPRYSPYIPPGPGRPQCPYPTQPPLPNFPIPTQAPYPGPPPPFGYPPPPNPQRPTWPGY; translated from the exons atggaCACGCTGAGGAACCGGACAGTGGAGGAGCtgcgggagctgcaggaggattCCCAGGAGATCGAGCGCTTGGCTTTGGAATCCCAGGAG gtgcaggagctgcagctggaaagGGAGATGGCCCTGGCTGCCAACCGGAGCTTGGCCGAGCAGAACCTGAAGTTCCAGGCGCCGCTGGAGACGGGGCGCAGCGACCTCTCCAAGAAataccaggagctgcaggagctggctgggaggtGCAGGGAGCAGAAGGAGAAGCTGG AGAAATTCTCGGCAGCGCTGCAGCCTCAGACTTTGCTGGATCTCCTCCAGGTGGAAAGCCAGAAGATTGAAGAGGAATCTGAG AAAATGGCTGAGAAGTTCCTGGAGGGGGAGGTGCCCCTGGAGACATTCCTGGAGCAGTTTTCTGGGATGAGGAAGTTGTCCCACCTGCGCCGGGTCCGAGTGGAGAAGCTGCAGGAGATCGTGAGGAAGTCGGAGGGATCCCAGGAGCGCCCCAGGGACTCTCagcctcctcgtcctcctcctcctcacgttCCCACGGATCCACCGAAGCCCTTCCCATCAGGATCTCCGGCTTTCCCTCTGCCCTACAGCCCGGCTCCAGCCCTTCCTCCCGGCCCCACTGCCCACGGAGCGCTTCCTCCCGCCCCTTTCCCGGGATCCCCGGGCACCGTGGGACACGTGGCttcctcccagcccagctcccagccctcctTTCCCTACCCTCTCGCTCCAGCTCCCGGATATCCGGCGGCTTCCGCTGCTGACTCTGCGCCAGGCTATCCCAGATCCACCTCGGGAGGCTTTTCCTGGTCTCCATCCcggggcccagcacagcccttgcCCTATCCTGCTCCCCAGCCCTCTCCTCCCCCTGCCGGACCGAGATACTCTCCCTACATCCCACCTGGACCAGGGAGACCGCAGTGTCCGTACCCCACTCAGCCCCCTCTCCCGAATTTCCCAATCCCAACGCAGGCTCCCTATCCCGGGCCTCCCCCACCCTTTGGATACCCCCCACCTCCGAACCCTCAGCGTCCTACCTGGCCTGGATACTAA
- the CD5 gene encoding T-cell surface glycoprotein CD5, with protein MAARLPVLCLLLGMWAIPDHGGATRIPGESNLRLTRGGCRCTGILEVKWENQWRPICWESMSGGDLGWICQRLECGPLTSEPLEFNIPGGKGLQSLARRCSSPPECQWELENCTNHVIVACGEPVKTTPKPPPTPPTTTPEPTGPPRLRLVDGNFSCSGFLELHKQGLWGAVASIPRSRTHLVTLICQELRCGTAGSSHGEPDPGIHLPVRWEAVESCGSRSLLDCFNRSSSRGKAPAFITCSDSQPRALRRLAAGPTPCEGDIQVFHEGQWWDLCESRAAQRDRHGRQICRELGCGNLTSSTEIREPPSTGVTCGLEPLHLCQPKPGNSRSCSRTRVVCQDSKPLPTGTSAGTVVSICLALLLFLILSLICGPPAYRKLMKRISKRKQRQWIGPTGLNQTVSFHRSSTAPRPRGQGGDNDYAQPPKKSSQLSAYPALEAACRRSNPPDNSSDNDYDLHSARRV; from the exons ATGGCAGCCCGGCTGCCCGTCCTGTGCCTCCTGCTGGGAATGTGGG CCATCCCCGACCATGGAGGAGCCACCCGGATCCCTGGAG AATCCAACCTGAGACTCACCAGAGGAGGCTGCCGCTGCACTGGGATACTGGAGGTGAAATGGGAAAACCAGTGGAGACCGATTTGCTGGGAGAGCATGAGCGGGGGCGACCTGGGTTGGATCTGCCAGAGGCTGGAGTGTGGCCCCCTGACCTCTGAGCCCTTGGAGTTCAACATTCCCGGTGGGAAAGGGCTACAGAGTCTGGCCAGGAGGTGCAGTTCCCCGCCTGAATGCCAATGGGAGCTGGAAAACTGCACAAATCACGTCATTGTTGcctgtggag AGCCGGTGAAAACCACTCCCAAGCCCCCACCCACACCCCCGACCACCACTCCGGAGCCCACGG GACCCCCCAGGCTGCGGCTGGTGGACGGGAATTTCAGCTGCTCCGGCTTCCTGGAGCTGCACaagcaggggctgtggggggccgTGGCGAGCATCCCGCGCTCCCGGACACATCTGGTCACCCTCATCTGCCAGGAATTGCGCTGCGGCACCGCTGGGAGCAGCCACGGCGAGCCGGACCCAGGGATCCACCTGCCGGTGCGGTGGGAGGCGGTGGAATCCTGCGGGAGCCGCTCCCTGCTGGACTGCTTCAACAGGAGCAGCTCCCGGGGGAAAGCGCCCGCCTTCATCACCTGCTCAG ATTCCCAGCCGCGGGCCCTGCGGAGGCTGGCAGCCGGCCCCACGCCGTGCGAAGGGGACATCCAGGTGTTCCATGAGGGACAGTGGTGGGATCTGTGTGAGTCCAGAGCAGCGCAGCGAGACAGGCACGGCCGGCAGATCTGccgggagctgggctgtgggaatCTCACCTCCAGCACGGAAATCCGGGAGCCTCCCTCGACAGGAGTCACCTGTGGGCTTGAACCCCTGCACCTCTGCCAGCCCAAGCCTGGGAATAGCCGGAGCTGCTCCCGGACCAGAGTTGTGT GCCAGGACTCAAAGCCGCTTCCCACGGGAACATCTGCCGGAACCGTCGTGAGCatctgcctggccctgctgcttttcctcatcctttCCCTGATCTGTGGCCCTCCTGCCTATCGGAAGCTGATGAAGAGAA TTTCCAAGAGGAAGCAGCGCCAGTGGATCGGCCCCACGGGACTCAACCAGACag TGTCCTTCCACCGCTCCAGCACCGCTCCGAGGCctcggggacagggaggggacaacgACTACGCTCAGCCCCCCAAAAAgagctcccagctctctgcttaCCCAG ctctggaagCAGCGTGCCGGCGTTCCAACCCTCCGGACAACTCCTCGGACAATGACTATGACCTGCACTCCGCCCGCAGGGTGTGA
- the LOC134419829 gene encoding pepsin A-like, which translates to MKLLLLLTLVGLAQGLETRVPLRKMKSLRQRLREQGLLESYLEQHPYNLAAKYFPGIAVEPLENYMDDEYFGTISIGTPPQEFTVVFDTGSSNLWVPSVFCSSPACRNHNRFNPAESSTFLSTNDTLFIAYGTGSMTGVLGYDTVDVAGINVRNQIFGLAETEPGDFFYYTPFDGILGLAFPSIASSGATPVFDNMMTENLVDRNLFSVYLSRDDEGGSFVLFGAIDPYYTTRGISWIPLSAETYWQISMQSVSVSGTPVACSSGCQAIVDTGTTLLAVPIRAFRTLMRLLGASSSGEISCEAVRNLPSLVFHINGKEFPVPPRAYVLRSNGYCSLALQGMDVPTEEGELWILGDVFIREYYVIFNRATNKVGLSRLP; encoded by the exons atgaagctgctcctgctcctcaccctgGTGGGCCTGGCCCAGGGCCTCGAGACCAG GGTGCCCCTGAGGAAGATGAAGTCGCTGCGGCAGAGGCTGCGGGAGCAGGGATTGCTGGAGAGTTACCTGGAGCAGCATCCCTACAACCTGGCTGCCAAGTATTTCCCGGGCATCGCCGTGGAGCCCCTGGAGAACTACATGGAT GATGAGTACTTTGGCACCATCTCCATTGGGACCCCACCTCAGGAATTCACTGTGGTCTTCGACACCGGCTCCTCCAACCTCTGGGTTCCCTCAGTcttctgctccagcccagcctgca GGAACCACAACCGCTTCAATCCCGCGGAGTCCTCCACGTTCCTCAGCACCAATGACACCCTGTTCATCGCCTACGGCACAGGAAGCATGACCGGGGTCCTGGGATACGACACCGTCGAC GTTGCCGGCATCAACGTCCGCAACCAGATTTTTGGGCTGGCTGAGACAGAGCCAGGGGATTTTTTCTACTACACCCCCTTTGATGGCATCCTGGGATTGGCATTCCCAAGCATTGCCTCCTCCGGAGCCACCCCTGTCTTCGACAACATGATGACGGAAAACCTCGTGGATAGGAATCTTTTCTCTGTCTACCTGAGCAG GGACGACGAAGGTGGGAGCTTTGTCCTCTTCGGTGCCATCGATCCCTACTACACCACCAGAGGCATCTCCTGGATCCCTCTCTCTGCTGAAACCTACTGGCAGATCTCCATGCAGAG TGTCTCTGTCAGCGGGACTCCGGTGGCCTGTTCCTCGGGGTGCCAGGCCATTGTGGATACAGGAACCACTCTGTTGGCTGTTCCTATCCGGGCCTTCCGCACCCTCATGAGGCTCCTTGGTGCCAGCTCCAGTGGTGAG ATCAGCTGTGAGGCTGTCAGAAACCTTCCCAGCCTCGTTTTCCATATCAATGGCAAAGAATTCCCAGTGCCGCCCAGAGCCTACGTGTTAAGG AGTAACGGGTACTGCAGCCTGGCATTGCAAGGCATGGATGTGCCCACGGAGGAGGGCGAGCTCTGGATCCTGGGGGATGTCTTTATCCGGGAGTATTACGTCATCTTCAACAGGGCCACCAACAAGGTGGGGCTGTCCCGGCTGCCCTGA
- the CD6 gene encoding LOW QUALITY PROTEIN: T-cell differentiation antigen CD6 (The sequence of the model RefSeq protein was modified relative to this genomic sequence to represent the inferred CDS: deleted 2 bases in 1 codon) produces MGGLCLLLVALSAVAPARGMNRKAGTTRMQDGVPNFSSSTAESFPTETTEPPSTPAGNTSVTPAPRALRLAGGRGRCEGRVELEQEGTWGTVCDDGWDIADADVVCRQLRCGRATRAPGNAAFGRGHGPILRDDVGCQGHERHLWECPATTTEHDCSHKEDAGVVCSGGFGTFQRWGCAWRILTAALPAEHQEWRLSGGRDACAGRVEVFFRGTWSTVCNSTWYDTEATVLCRSLGCGDVLQRPAFPHTLPGKMTYMCEGLQPSLEQCRWTFNKSAPCYQSGAAGVICNGSQGLEMPTPTVAEVTPRNVTVLQAEEGTPTQGTPPGDSLLFVLCLVLATLLLLSVLAFSAALLRLRKRSAMSSLGTPMPVLVTHSSQSPMAPSGIPNDYRQAPTSLPKGSDCLVKAISKDSDSDSEYYEFSSKPPIALSTFYNSLRRHPREDLLHPRPSQERMEPFPADEPARPGPPLRSSSSSSSSTEPYWNGSIPPAVHGYSTAPPAPPAAPAPAPSQPWAPAAPADPDPDGSSSTSSGEWYENVQERERPGDPSPHPGWSDPSYPSGEHGEDPDFSEGSDYDDIQDSAY; encoded by the exons ATGGGGGGGCTCTGCCTGCTCTTGGTGGCTCTCTCTGCCGTGGCACCTGCACGAG GGATGAACCGGAAGGCGGGAACAACACGGATGCAGGATGGCGTCCCAAATTTCAGCTCTTCCACCGCTGAGTCGT TCCCCACAGAAACGACGGAACCTCCCAGCACTCCGGCAGGGAACACCTCGGTGACTCCAG CTCCCAGAGCGCTGCGGCTGGCGGGTGGCCGGGGCCGCTGCGAGGGCCGtgtggagctggagcaggaggggACATGGGGCACGGTGTGTGACGACGGCTGGGACATTGCCGACGCCGACGTGGTGTGCCGCCAGCTGCGGTGCGGCCGCGCCACAAGAGCCCCCGGCAACGCCGCCTTCGGCCGCGGGCACGGCCCCATCCTGCGGGATGACGTGGGATGCCAGGGACACGAGAGGCACCTCTGGGAATGCCCGGCCACCACGACGGAGCACGACTGCAGCCACAAGGAGGACGCCGGCGTGGTTTGCTCAGGTGGGTTTGGAACATTCCAGAGATGGGGATGTGCATGGCGCATCCTCACCGCC GCTCTTCCCGCAGAGCACCAGGAGTGGCGGCTCTCCGGAGGCCGGGATGCGTGTGCCGGCAGGGTGGAGGTGTTTTTCCGAGGCACCTGGAGCACGGTGTGTAACAGCACCTGGTACGACACGGAGGCCACGGTGCTGTGCCGGTCGCTGGGATGCGGGGATGTGCTCCAGCGGCCGGCCTTCCCACACACGCTCCCCGGGAAGATGACGTACATGTGCGAGGGCCTGCAGCCCTCGCTGGAACAGTGCCGCTGGACCTTCAACAAATCTGCGCCCTGTTACCAATCCGGGGCTGCTGGGGTCATCTGCAATG GCTCCCAGGGTTTGGAGATGCCAACACCCACAGTAGCTGAGGTGACACCCAGGAATGTCACTGTCCTGCAGG CCGAGGAGGGGACCCCGACCCAGGGGACACCACCGGGGGACAGTCTCCTCTTTGTCCTGTGCCTGGTGCTGGCCACGCTGCTCCTGCTCTCCGTGCTGGCCTTTTCCGCTGCCCTGCTGAGGCTGAGGAAGAGGAGTG CCATGTCCTCCTTGGGAACTCCCATGCCAGTCCTGGTGACCCACAGCTCCCAGAGCCCCATGGCACCCTCCGGGATCCCCAACGACTACAGGCAGGCTCCCACCAGCCTTCCCAAAGGATCAG ACTGTCTGGTCAAAGCCATTTCCAAGGATTCTGATTCCGACTCGGAATATTATGAGTTCAGCAGCAAGCCTCCCATCGCCCTGTCCACCTTCTACA ACTCCCTGCGCCGGCATCCCAGGGAGGATCTCCTCCATCCGAGACCCAGCCAGGAGAGGATGGAGCCATTCCCTGCGGATG AGCCGGCCAGGCCGGGCCCCCCACTCCGCAGCTCCTCCAGCTCATCCTCATCCACGGAGCCCTATTGGAATGGCAGCATTCCCCCCGCTGTCCACGGCTACAGCACAG CGCCCCCAGCTCCCCCGGCAGCGCCCGCCCCAGCgccctcccagccctgggcacctgcGGCTCCGGCAGATCCCGATCCCGACggcagctccagcacctcctCGGGGGAGTGGTATGAGAACGTGCAGGAGAGGGAGCGCCCCGGAGACCCCTCCCCACATCCAG GCTGGTCAGATCCATCCTATCCCTCGGGGGAACACGGGGAGGATCCCGACTTTTCCGAGGGCAGCGACTACGACGACATCCAGGACTCTGCCTACTGA